In Dromiciops gliroides isolate mDroGli1 chromosome 4, mDroGli1.pri, whole genome shotgun sequence, one DNA window encodes the following:
- the MDH2 gene encoding malate dehydrogenase, mitochondrial: MLSSFARPVGAALRRGLSTSAQNNAKVAVLGASGGIGQPLSLLLKNSPLVSRLTLYDIAHTPGVAADLSHIETRATVKGYMGPEQLPECLKGADVVVIPAGVPRKPGMTRDDLFNTNATIVATLAAACAKHCPEAMICVIANPVNSTIPITSEVFKKQGVYNPNRIFGVTTLDIVRANTFVAELKGLDPARVNVPVIGGHAGKTIIPLISQCTPKVDFPEDQLKTLTGRIQEAGTEVVKAKAGAGSATLSMAYAGARFVFSIVDAMNGKEGVVECSFVRSEETECSYFSTPLLLGKKGIEKNLGIGKLSPFEEKMVAEAIPELKASIKKGEDFVKNMK, translated from the exons aATAATGCAAAAGTAGCTGTTCTGGGAGCTTCTGGGGGAATCGGCCAGCCCCTGTCACTGCTCCTGAAGAACAGCCCTTTGGTGAGCCGGCTGACGCTCTATGACATTGCTCACACCCCTGGGGTAGCTGCTGATTTGAGCCACATTGAGACCAGAGCAACTGTGAAAG GTTACATGGGACCTGAGCAGCTTCCAGAATGCTTGAAAGGCGCTGACGTTGTCGTGATTCCTGCAGGAGTCCCCAGAAAGCCAG GAATGACTCGTGATGACCTTTTCAACACCAATGCTACCATCGTTGCTACTCTGGCTGCTGCCTGTGCCAAGCATTGCCCAGAAGCCATGATCTGTGTTATTGCAAACCCG gTCAATTCTACCATCCCGATCACATCTGAAGTTTTTAAGAAACAAGGCGTGTACAACCCCAACAGAATCTTTGGTGTGACGACCCTAGATATTGTCAGAGCAAACACCTTTGTTGCAGAACTGAAG GGCTTGGATCCAGCTCGAGTCAATGTCCCCGTCATTGGTGGCCATGCAGGGAAGACTATCATCCCCCTGATCTCCCAG TGCACACCTAAGGTGGACTTCCCTGAGGATCAGCTGAAAACCCTGACAGGGAGGATCCAAGAGGCTGGAACGGAAGTTGTCAAAGCAAAAGCTGGAGCAG gTTCTGCTACCCTGTCAATGGCCTATGCTGGTGCTCGGTTTGTCTTCTCTATTGTGGATGCAATgaatgggaaggagggagttgTGGAATGCTCTTTTGTCAGATCAGAAGAAACAGAGTGCTCCTACTTTTCCACACCCTTGCTGCTTGGG aaaAAAGGCATTGAGAAGAACCTGGGCATTGGCAAGCTCTCCCCCTTTGAGGAGAAGATGGTGGCTGAGGCCATTCCCGAGCTGAAAGCTTCCATCAAGAAAGGAGAGGATTTCGTGAAGAAcatgaaatga